Proteins encoded within one genomic window of Bradyrhizobium sp. 186:
- a CDS encoding O-antigen ligase family protein: MRLRLPNISWSWSLPATFILFFVVAGAPFPFGSTNDLSIAFWCLCLGAALIFAPTRDLRRPHLWIIAGIGVIVAGYAFVLHEQLSDHPWVAPFQPIWKQASVLLGVPIAPSASIVKNEAFFALGAPLANILAILLGITVGADRERARRMLWVIAVSGALYALYGVLSFLIEPTLILWRDKTAYVGSVTGTFINRNTAAAYFGSCAVIWMLLILEDVRRRIPERHLEWKRLSLDLRAIPPRKILPQLLSLLICLMAMFMTGSRAGVSLSLLAMIVSFIVLLRKDLPPKTGIWISLGSGLVVALGLMQLLGGRVSSRFDSQGLVDEGRVEAWKSTLKIIADNPWFGTGMGTFQWAFPPYRSPNISIRGIWDIAHSTPLELASDVGIPLALLVALAWAIMLVILARGVFGRRRDVIIPLGAAATATLSLMHSCLDFTLQIPGYSIPFFALFGTGLSQSFRSDKASPTLDARRQEDGRGDRAERTSSRVAELHKTV; this comes from the coding sequence ATGCGCCTTCGGCTTCCCAACATAAGCTGGTCGTGGAGCCTGCCCGCCACGTTCATCCTGTTCTTCGTGGTGGCCGGCGCGCCGTTTCCGTTCGGCTCGACCAACGACCTCTCGATCGCGTTCTGGTGCCTGTGCCTCGGCGCGGCATTGATCTTCGCGCCGACGCGAGACTTGCGAAGACCGCACTTGTGGATCATCGCTGGCATTGGCGTCATTGTTGCCGGCTACGCGTTCGTCTTGCACGAGCAGTTGTCCGACCACCCCTGGGTCGCGCCGTTCCAGCCGATCTGGAAGCAGGCGTCGGTTCTGTTGGGCGTGCCGATCGCCCCCTCGGCGTCCATCGTCAAGAACGAGGCATTCTTCGCGCTAGGCGCGCCGCTCGCCAACATTCTGGCGATCCTCCTCGGGATCACTGTTGGCGCGGACCGCGAGCGCGCCCGACGCATGTTGTGGGTCATTGCCGTCTCCGGAGCGCTCTACGCGCTGTATGGCGTCTTGTCCTTCCTGATCGAGCCCACTCTGATCCTGTGGCGGGACAAGACCGCCTATGTCGGCAGCGTCACCGGCACGTTCATCAACCGCAACACGGCGGCGGCTTATTTTGGCTCCTGCGCGGTGATCTGGATGCTGCTGATTCTGGAAGACGTCCGACGGCGTATTCCCGAACGGCACCTCGAATGGAAGCGACTGTCGCTTGATTTGCGGGCGATTCCGCCACGGAAAATCCTGCCACAGCTTCTTTCGCTACTGATCTGCCTGATGGCGATGTTCATGACCGGCTCGCGCGCGGGCGTCAGCCTGTCGCTGCTCGCTATGATCGTCTCGTTCATCGTGCTCCTGCGCAAGGATCTGCCACCCAAAACAGGCATCTGGATATCGCTCGGCTCGGGCCTGGTGGTCGCGCTCGGCCTCATGCAACTGCTGGGCGGGCGCGTCTCCAGCCGCTTCGATAGCCAGGGGCTGGTCGATGAGGGGCGGGTGGAAGCCTGGAAATCCACTCTCAAGATCATCGCCGACAACCCTTGGTTCGGCACCGGCATGGGCACCTTCCAGTGGGCATTCCCGCCGTACCGCAGCCCCAACATCTCGATTCGCGGCATCTGGGACATCGCACATTCGACGCCCCTGGAGCTTGCCTCCGACGTCGGCATTCCCCTGGCGCTTTTGGTGGCGCTCGCCTGGGCGATCATGCTGGTGATCCTTGCGCGCGGCGTGTTCGGCCGGCGGCGCGATGTGATCATTCCGCTCGGGGCGGCCGCGACCGCGACCTTGTCGCTGATGCACTCCTGCCTGGACTTCACGCTGCAAATTCCTGGCTACAGCATTCCGTTCTTTGCGCTTTTCGGTACTGGACTGTCGCAATCGTTCCGCTCTGACAAAGCTTCGCCAACGCTCGACGCGAGGCGGCAGGAGGATGGACGCGGAGACAGGGCCGAAAGGACGTCCTCGCGCGTCGCCGAGCTTCACAAAACTGTCTAG
- a CDS encoding transglutaminase-like cysteine peptidase yields MRKVVKFLAVAAALLAGGQHKAEAAFVGAPLALRGAIQYIKFDQPTLAPMAFTIFCLKYEGECKPRPQQIVFRGGRLKLTAERMALLQEVNHRVNSAIRPEPNLDGLRGEKWLLHPASGDCNDYAVTKRHDLIAKGFPARSVLLSEVVTTWGEHHLVVVVRTFSGDLVLDNLTGHILPWSKKSYRWVRIQMPKNPNYWASLGGDRNA; encoded by the coding sequence ATGCGCAAAGTTGTAAAGTTCCTGGCGGTGGCCGCCGCTCTATTGGCTGGGGGCCAGCACAAGGCCGAGGCCGCCTTTGTTGGTGCGCCGTTGGCGTTGCGCGGCGCCATCCAGTACATCAAGTTCGACCAGCCGACCTTGGCGCCGATGGCGTTCACGATCTTTTGCCTGAAGTACGAGGGCGAGTGTAAGCCGCGACCGCAGCAAATCGTGTTCAGGGGCGGTCGTCTAAAGCTCACGGCCGAACGCATGGCTCTGCTTCAGGAGGTCAATCACCGGGTCAACAGCGCGATCCGACCCGAGCCCAATTTGGACGGGCTGCGTGGCGAGAAGTGGCTGCTGCATCCTGCGAGCGGCGACTGCAACGATTACGCTGTGACAAAACGCCACGATCTGATCGCCAAGGGCTTCCCGGCGCGTTCGGTGTTGCTCAGCGAGGTCGTGACGACCTGGGGTGAGCATCATCTCGTGGTCGTGGTGCGCACGTTCTCCGGCGATCTCGTGCTGGACAACCTCACCGGGCATATCCTGCCCTGGTCGAAGAAGTCCTATCGCTGGGTCCGCATCCAGATGCCCAAGAATCCGAACTACTGGGCCTCACTTGGCGGCGATCGCAACGCCTGA
- a CDS encoding ABC transporter substrate-binding protein → MAFGVAILALVPEPLPTRTRIDTTAQPSLLLDGPFGARFAGEMIAHKQGYFAPSMTLRADPGDPDFVATVARQHAIGVTSGQKFLLAAWRGVPVTAFAASLQDTSTVIFTLERSGLRRPADLVGKRIGYRRASEGDVVFDAMMAQLGLPRSQLTKVADRDTFDALRTGQVDAIIAAIGQEPGPSEPGSLRLNAIKPQDYGIHVPGMVYFASSDLVHDRPSAIAEVLKGLIKGWQFVYSDYARSVPVLVGFDPERLNRDRMSFELQQQRGLILLTGGRIADYDESRWRTLRDILVFAKLGQEEVPLAQSVSYQLLRDVYRRSPDLAAPGAWGSEK, encoded by the coding sequence ATGGCCTTCGGCGTGGCGATCTTGGCGCTCGTGCCAGAGCCTCTGCCGACGAGGACGCGGATTGATACGACCGCGCAACCAAGCTTGCTGCTCGATGGTCCATTCGGCGCGCGGTTCGCGGGGGAAATGATCGCGCACAAGCAAGGATATTTCGCTCCAAGCATGACGCTGCGAGCCGACCCCGGCGATCCCGATTTTGTCGCGACAGTCGCACGCCAGCATGCCATCGGCGTGACGAGCGGCCAGAAGTTTCTCCTCGCGGCTTGGCGCGGCGTCCCGGTGACCGCCTTCGCAGCAAGCTTGCAAGATACCTCCACCGTCATCTTCACCCTGGAGCGCTCCGGGCTGCGGCGCCCGGCGGATCTTGTTGGAAAACGGATTGGCTACCGGAGGGCGAGCGAGGGGGATGTGGTTTTCGACGCAATGATGGCGCAACTCGGCCTTCCACGCAGTCAGTTGACCAAAGTGGCAGACCGCGACACGTTTGACGCCCTTCGTACCGGTCAGGTGGACGCGATCATCGCTGCGATTGGCCAGGAGCCGGGACCGTCCGAGCCGGGCTCTCTCCGACTGAATGCCATCAAGCCACAAGATTACGGGATTCACGTCCCGGGAATGGTGTATTTTGCGAGTTCGGATCTGGTTCATGATCGCCCCTCGGCTATTGCGGAGGTACTCAAGGGCCTCATTAAGGGCTGGCAATTCGTCTACAGCGACTACGCACGCAGCGTGCCGGTTCTCGTCGGCTTTGACCCGGAGAGGCTGAACCGTGACCGCATGAGTTTCGAGCTACAGCAACAGCGCGGGCTAATCCTGCTGACGGGCGGGCGGATCGCGGATTATGACGAAAGCCGCTGGAGAACCCTCCGCGACATTCTGGTCTTTGCGAAGCTTGGGCAGGAAGAGGTGCCTCTTGCCCAATCGGTCAGCTACCAGCTGTTGCGCGACGTCTACCGTCGCTCACCGGATCTTGCCGCACCCGGAGCGTGGGGCAGCGAGAAGTAG
- a CDS encoding polysaccharide biosynthesis tyrosine autokinase, with product MLQVNKPKSEINRELIEFEGPASQTLTSYLDIVRRQFPTMIAIISACLILALLYLFTAAPQFTSTATMVIDTRKVQLFQQQSVLGDIAIDSATVETQVEILKSENISLAVVRDLHLIDDPEFTGSGGGVLGAMIGSFTGLFSSGYAISEFELTRKALQRFERSRTVKRLGLTYVMEIGFTSRDPAKAARIANAIADAYIVDQLEAKYQATRRASVWLQDRIKELRTQASAAQRAVVDFKTANNIVDTGGRLMNEQQLAEVNSQLIMAHAATAEAKARLDRMNEILKQEVPDANVADALKNDTIVKLRAQYVDMASKESIWAMKYGSDHLAAVNLRRQMAEIKKNITDELKRIQESYKSDHDIAVTREESIKSSLANVVSESQLTNQAQVQLRELESNAQSYQAMYDNFLQRYMESVQQQSFPITEARVISAATTPLGKSSPRSMVILGAALLGGLMLSFGAAMARELTDKVFRTTGQVEEVLGTNCIAILPALDGAAAPSFLPGKLGKKTDDPQRNLLRYVVDTPLSRFAEAVRSLKVAVDLNSIVRENRTLAVTSTLPSEGKSTLSSNLAQLMAHSGARVILVDADLRNPSLSRALLPNAEIGLVDVIAQKANLEDALTVDPETKLAILPAGKTSKLLHTNEILASKAMHALITQLRSKFDYVVLDMPPMAPVVDVRVTSSLVDSYIFVVEWGKTKMDVVKHNLRSAPEIQDKLLGVVLNKADTKLLSRYESYHGRYYYQKYYARYGYVE from the coding sequence ATGCTGCAGGTGAACAAGCCGAAGTCGGAAATCAACCGGGAGCTGATCGAATTCGAAGGTCCCGCCTCGCAGACGCTCACTTCTTATCTTGACATCGTGCGTCGCCAGTTTCCGACGATGATTGCCATCATCTCGGCCTGCCTCATCCTCGCGTTGCTCTATCTCTTCACCGCCGCGCCGCAATTCACCTCGACCGCGACGATGGTAATCGATACCCGCAAGGTGCAGCTATTCCAGCAGCAATCGGTGCTCGGCGACATTGCGATCGATTCTGCGACCGTCGAAACTCAAGTGGAAATCCTGAAATCCGAAAATATCAGCCTCGCCGTCGTTCGGGATTTGCATCTGATCGATGACCCCGAATTTACGGGGAGCGGAGGCGGCGTGCTTGGTGCGATGATCGGCTCGTTCACCGGGCTATTTTCGAGTGGATATGCCATCTCAGAATTCGAGCTGACACGGAAAGCGTTGCAGCGCTTTGAGCGCAGCCGGACGGTCAAGCGGTTGGGCCTCACCTATGTCATGGAGATCGGCTTCACCTCGCGCGATCCAGCCAAAGCTGCACGCATCGCCAATGCGATCGCGGACGCCTATATCGTCGATCAACTTGAGGCGAAATATCAGGCAACGCGGCGCGCCAGCGTCTGGCTACAGGACCGCATCAAGGAGCTGCGCACCCAGGCCTCCGCCGCGCAGAGGGCGGTGGTCGATTTCAAGACCGCCAACAACATCGTCGACACCGGCGGCCGATTGATGAACGAGCAGCAACTCGCCGAGGTGAACAGCCAGCTCATCATGGCGCATGCCGCCACCGCCGAGGCCAAGGCGCGGCTCGACCGCATGAACGAGATCCTCAAGCAGGAGGTCCCAGACGCCAACGTGGCCGACGCGCTGAAGAACGACACCATCGTCAAGCTGCGGGCGCAATATGTCGACATGGCCTCCAAGGAGTCGATCTGGGCGATGAAATACGGCTCGGATCACTTGGCCGCGGTCAACCTCCGCCGCCAGATGGCGGAAATCAAGAAGAACATCACGGATGAGCTGAAACGCATCCAGGAATCCTACAAGAGCGACCACGACATCGCGGTGACGCGCGAGGAGAGCATCAAGTCGAGCCTCGCCAACGTCGTCTCGGAATCCCAGCTCACCAACCAGGCGCAGGTGCAGCTCCGCGAGCTCGAGAGCAACGCGCAGTCCTACCAGGCGATGTATGACAATTTCCTGCAGCGCTACATGGAGAGCGTGCAGCAGCAGTCCTTCCCGATCACCGAGGCGCGCGTGATCAGCGCGGCGACCACGCCGCTAGGGAAGAGTTCTCCTAGGAGCATGGTGATTCTTGGTGCGGCACTGCTAGGCGGGCTCATGCTGAGCTTTGGCGCGGCGATGGCGCGCGAGCTTACCGATAAGGTATTCCGGACGACGGGGCAGGTGGAAGAGGTGCTCGGTACGAACTGCATCGCGATTCTGCCGGCGCTGGACGGGGCGGCGGCGCCATCCTTCCTTCCCGGTAAGCTGGGCAAGAAGACCGACGACCCTCAGCGCAATCTCCTGCGTTACGTGGTCGACACTCCACTCTCGCGCTTTGCGGAGGCCGTGCGATCGCTGAAAGTGGCGGTGGACCTCAATTCTATTGTGCGGGAGAACCGGACGCTAGCGGTCACTTCGACCCTGCCGAGCGAGGGCAAGAGCACGCTCTCGAGCAACCTCGCGCAACTGATGGCGCATAGCGGCGCCCGCGTCATCCTCGTCGACGCCGATCTGCGCAATCCCTCGCTGTCCCGCGCACTCTTACCAAACGCTGAGATTGGCCTGGTTGATGTCATCGCGCAGAAGGCCAATTTGGAAGATGCGCTCACGGTGGACCCCGAAACCAAACTGGCAATCCTGCCTGCTGGCAAAACCTCGAAGCTCCTGCACACCAACGAGATCCTCGCATCGAAGGCAATGCATGCCCTCATTACGCAACTGCGGTCCAAATTCGACTATGTAGTGCTAGACATGCCGCCGATGGCGCCGGTGGTGGACGTGCGAGTTACCTCTTCCTTGGTCGATTCCTATATCTTTGTGGTCGAGTGGGGCAAGACCAAGATGGATGTCGTTAAGCATAACCTGCGCAGCGCGCCTGAGATCCAGGACAAGTTGCTCGGCGTTGTGCTGAACAAGGCAGATACCAAGCTGCTCTCGCGCTACGAATCCTACCACGGTCGCTACTACTACCAGAAGTATTACGCCCGTTATGGGTATGTGGAATAG
- a CDS encoding metallophosphoesterase family protein, with product MGLSKRFRKNVKPRLPDGVRIYAMGDVHGRADLLQSLLTVIDADLARSAPERAIQVFLGDYVDRGPDSRAVLDILIARSKSHETVCLKGNHEVFLLEVLKDPARLQEWRHYGGLLTLVSYGINPTMNPTPEEQIELIEGLRRALPPEHLSFLQQLRSSFACGDFFFVHAGVKPGVALERQKEEDLLWIREEFLESERRFGKYVVHGHTPVSAPDIRPNRINIDTGAYATGNLTLLTIQGDSLLAI from the coding sequence ATGGGCCTTTCCAAGCGCTTTCGTAAGAACGTCAAGCCTCGGCTTCCCGACGGCGTGAGGATCTATGCCATGGGCGATGTGCATGGACGCGCCGACTTGCTTCAGTCGCTCTTAACCGTCATCGACGCCGACCTTGCTCGCTCAGCTCCCGAACGAGCGATCCAGGTGTTTCTTGGCGACTATGTCGACCGGGGTCCGGACTCACGCGCCGTGCTTGATATCCTGATCGCACGCTCGAAGTCGCATGAGACGGTCTGTCTCAAGGGCAACCACGAGGTTTTCCTGCTCGAGGTCCTCAAGGATCCGGCACGGTTGCAGGAATGGCGCCACTACGGAGGCCTGCTGACACTTGTCTCCTACGGCATTAACCCGACGATGAATCCGACGCCGGAGGAGCAGATTGAGCTGATCGAGGGCTTGAGGCGCGCGCTTCCGCCGGAGCATCTTTCCTTTCTTCAGCAGCTCCGCTCGTCCTTCGCGTGTGGCGACTTCTTTTTTGTTCACGCCGGGGTCAAGCCCGGCGTAGCCCTCGAACGTCAAAAGGAGGAGGATCTGCTCTGGATCCGCGAGGAATTCCTCGAGTCCGAAAGACGCTTCGGCAAATATGTCGTCCACGGCCATACCCCGGTCAGCGCTCCGGATATCCGGCCAAACCGGATCAATATCGACACCGGCGCTTACGCGACCGGCAACTTGACCTTGCTCACGATCCAGGGCGATAGTCTGCTCGCAATTTAG
- a CDS encoding polysaccharide biosynthesis/export family protein, protein MHAFVTTRVLTLALLSVGLALGGCSTNPGSGPLTDDVNNHIQTESAPAYELVPINPATVNILHTHEPKGLAGAFTDKRPPASIVFGIGDVVSVTIFEAAAGGLFIPAEAGVRPGNFVTIPDQSVDNDGFITVPYAGQVKANGLTAVQIQRSIVEKIANRAIEPQVVVAMSSQRTQLISVLGEVNTPARYPASAAGAKDKVLDAITRAGGIKGQGFETWVMLERAGKRATVPFENLVMAPENNIFVRPDDSVYVYREQQKFLAFGASGQSGEFNFDAWRINLGEAVGKAGGLLDGQADPASVYLYRREPREVAAQLGIDVSKYTTETIPVIFNVNFRDPGGFFLATKVMMKNQDIIYVSNSRNVEVTKFLTFLRVIMATGSDAVNLSNDALIFRNNIKLAP, encoded by the coding sequence ATGCATGCATTTGTGACGACTCGTGTTTTGACGCTGGCGCTTTTGAGCGTCGGCTTGGCGCTTGGGGGCTGTTCGACCAATCCCGGCTCGGGACCGTTAACCGACGACGTCAACAACCACATTCAGACGGAAAGCGCGCCGGCCTACGAGCTCGTGCCGATCAATCCGGCGACGGTCAACATCCTGCACACCCATGAACCCAAGGGGCTTGCGGGTGCGTTCACGGACAAACGGCCGCCGGCCAGCATCGTGTTCGGCATCGGCGACGTCGTCAGCGTCACCATCTTCGAAGCCGCGGCGGGTGGTCTGTTCATCCCGGCCGAAGCCGGCGTCCGTCCGGGCAACTTCGTGACGATCCCCGATCAGTCGGTCGACAATGACGGCTTCATCACCGTGCCCTACGCCGGGCAGGTCAAGGCCAACGGCCTCACGGCGGTCCAAATCCAGCGCTCCATCGTTGAAAAAATCGCCAACCGCGCCATCGAGCCGCAGGTCGTCGTTGCGATGTCCTCGCAGCGCACCCAGCTCATCAGCGTGCTCGGCGAGGTCAATACGCCGGCCCGTTATCCGGCGAGCGCCGCAGGCGCAAAGGACAAGGTGCTCGACGCGATCACCCGCGCCGGCGGCATCAAGGGCCAGGGCTTCGAGACCTGGGTCATGCTGGAACGTGCCGGCAAGCGCGCGACCGTGCCGTTCGAGAATCTCGTGATGGCGCCGGAGAACAACATCTTTGTTCGTCCGGACGACAGCGTCTATGTCTATCGCGAACAGCAGAAGTTCCTGGCGTTTGGCGCCAGCGGTCAGAGCGGCGAGTTCAACTTCGATGCCTGGCGCATCAACCTCGGCGAAGCCGTGGGCAAGGCCGGCGGCCTTCTGGACGGCCAAGCGGATCCGGCATCGGTGTACCTGTATCGCCGCGAGCCGCGTGAGGTCGCAGCTCAGCTCGGCATCGACGTCAGCAAGTACACAACCGAGACGATCCCGGTCATCTTCAACGTGAACTTCCGCGATCCGGGTGGCTTCTTCCTCGCCACCAAGGTCATGATGAAGAACCAGGACATCATCTACGTCTCGAACTCGCGCAACGTCGAGGTCACGAAGTTCCTGACCTTCCTCCGGGTGATCATGGCGACCGGCAGCGACGCGGTGAACCTGTCGAACGACGCGCTGATCTTCCGCAACAACATCAAGTTGGCGCCGTAA